A genomic stretch from Caloenas nicobarica isolate bCalNic1 chromosome 3, bCalNic1.hap1, whole genome shotgun sequence includes:
- the DDX1 gene encoding ATP-dependent RNA helicase DDX1 codes for MAAFSEMGVMPEIAQAVEEMDWLLPTDIQSESIPLILGGGDVLMAAETGSGKTGAFSIPVIQIVYETLKDQMEGKKGKATIKTGGAVLNKWQMNPYDRGSAFAIGSDGLCCQSREVKEWHGCRATRGVTKGKYYYEVSCHDQGLCRVGWSTMQASLDLGTDKFGFGFGGTGKKSHNKQFDSYGEEFTMHDTIGCYLDIDKGQIKFSKNGKDLGLAFEIPPHIRNQALFAACVLKNAELKFNFGEEDFKFPPKDGYMGLCKAPDGNVVKSQHSGSAQVVQTQNLPNAPKALIVEPSRELAEQTLNNVKQFKKYVDNPKLRELLIIGGVAARDQLSVLEQGVDIVVGTPGRLDDLISTGKLNLSQVRFLVLDEADGLLLQGYSDFINRIHSQIPQITSDGKRLQVIVCSATLHSFDVKKLSEKIMHFPTWVDLKGEDSVPETVHHVVVLVNPKTDKLWERLGKNHIRTDEVHAKDNTRPGANTPEMWSEAIKILKGEYTVRAIKEHKMDQAIIFCRTKIDCDNMEQYFIQQGGGPDRKGHQFSCVCLHGDRKPQERKQNLERFKRGDVRFLICTDVAARGIDIHGVPYVINVTLPDEKQNYVHRIGRVGRAERMGLAISLVAKEKEKVWYHVCSSRGKGCYNTRLKEEGGCTIWYNEMQLLGEIEEHLNCTISQVEPDIKVPVDDFDGKVTYGQKRALGGGLYKGHVDILAPTVQELAALEKEAQTSFLHLGYLPNQLFRTF; via the exons AGATGGGTGTTATGCCTGAGATAGCTCAAGCAGTGGAGGAGATGGACTGGCT TCTGCCTACGGATATCCAATCGGAATCTATCCCGCTGATCCTGGGAGGTGGTGATGTACTTATG GCTGCTGAAACAGGGAGTGGAAAAACCGGT GCTTTTAGCATTCCAGTTATCCAGATTGTTTATGAAACGCTGAAGGACCAGATGGAAGGCAAGAAAGGGAAAGCAACGATTAAAACTGGTGGGGCAG TTCTCAATAAATGGCAAATGAACCCGTATGATAGAGGATCAGCTTTTG CAATTGGATCAGATGGTTTGTGTTGTCAAAGTAGAGAGGTAAAAGAATGGCATGGATGCAGAGCAACTAGAGGCGTGACTAAAG GGAAATACTACTATGAAGTTTCCTGTCATGACCAAGGCTTGTGCAGAGTTGGTTGGTCGACTATGCAGGCTTCACTGGATTTGG GCACTGATAAGTTTGGCTTTGGCTTTGGTGGCACTGGTAAGAAATCTCACAACAAGCAATTTGACAGCTATGGTGAG GAATTCACTATGCATGATACAATTGGGTGTTATCTAGACATAGATAAAGGACaaataaaattttccaaaaatg GGAAGGACCTTGGCCTTGCATTTGAAATCCCACCACACATAAGGAACCAGGCACTTTTTGCAGCTTGTGTACTGAAG AATGCTGAATTGAAATTCAATTTTGGTGAAGAAGATTTCAAGTTTCCACCAAAAGATGGCTACATGGGTCTTTGCAAGGCTCCTGATGGTAATGTTGTAAAATCACAACACTCAG gAAGTGCCCAAGTGGTTCAAACACAAAACCTTCCAAATGCTCCAAAAGCATTGATTGTAGAACCATCAAGAGAACTGGCAGAACAAACTTTGAACAATGTGAAGCAGTTCAAAAAATATGTCGATAATCCCAAATTAAG GGAACTGTTGATTATTGGTGGGGTTGCTGCAAGAGATCAGCTCTCTGTACTGGAACAAGGA GTGGATATTGTTGTTGGAACTCCTGGAAGACTGGATGACCTGATCTCAACAGGAAAGCTTAATTTATCTCAAGTTAGATTCCTGGTTCTGGATGAAGCT GATGGCCTTCTCCTCCAAGGTTATTCAGATTTCATAAACAGGATCCACAGTCAAATTCCTCAGATAACTTCAGATGGAAAAAGGCTTCAG gtgATTGTGTGTTCTGCAACACTACATTCTTTTGATGTGAAAAAACTGTCTGAAAAGATCATGCATTTTCCCACCTGGGTTGATTTGAAAGGAGAAGATTCTGTCCCTGAAACTGTACACCATGTAGTTGTGCTTGTAAATCCAAAAACTGACAAACTCTGGGAAAGACTTGGCAAGAATCATATCAGA ACTGATGAAGTACATGCAAAAGACAATACACGACCTGGTGCTAACACTCCAG AAATGTGGTCTGAAGCTATTAAAATTCTAAAAGGAGAATACACCGTTCGGGCAATCAAGGAACACAAGATGGACCAAGCCATTATTTTCTGCAGGACTAAAATAGATTGTGATAATATGGAGCAGTACTTCATCCAACAGGGTGGAg GCCCTGACAGGAAGGGACATCAGTTCTCATGTGTCTGTCTCCATGGTGACAGAAAACCtcaagaaagaaagcaaaacctggAAAGATTTAAG AGGGGCGATGTCCGTTTCTTGATCTGCACAGATGTTGCTGCTAGAGGAATTGATATTCATGGTGTTCCATATG TTATCAATGTCACACTCCCTGATGAAAAACAGAACTATGTTCATCGAATTGGGAGAGTAGGCAGAGCTGAGAG GATGGGTTTGGCAATCTCTCTTGtggcaaaagagaaggaaaag GTTTGGTATCATGTGTGCAGTAGTCGTGGAAAAGGGTGTTATAATACTAGACTGAAGGAAGAAGGAGGTTGTACCATATGGTACAATGAGATGCAG ttgcTGGGGGAGATTGAAGAACACTTAAACTGCACTATTTCCCAAGTTGAACCAGATATAAAAGTACCGGTAGATGATTTTGATGGTAAAGTTACATATGGGCAGAAAAGAGCTCTGGGTG GTGGACTGTATAAAGGCCATGTGGATATTCTGGCACCTACGGTACAAGAGTTGGCTGCCCTTGAAAAGGAGGCTCAGACGTCTTTCTTACATCTTGGCTATCTTCCTAACCAGCTGTTCAGAACATTCTGA